The Amycolatopsis coloradensis sequence ACCGCGAAATTCACTGCGTTTCGACAACGACGCAAGACGCCCATGGCCACCGAAGACAAGCAGTGATAGGCCCTCCGCGGCTGCTGAGTGGCGCAACGGTCTCGAGGTCATGTATCGTCCACACATGACCTCCCAGAAATTAGGAGATCTGCCAAGGATTTGTGACCGCGTCCCCCCTCGGACACTCTTTTACCCCACGGATCTTCGGGTCCGTGGGGTAATTCTCGACGGGCACGGAACACCGCGGTCGTTCAGCTCCCGCGCCAGTGACGCTACCGATCGACCGCGAGCCCGCTCGGCGAACATCCATCGCACCCACTGCACGGCCCCCGGATCCGGCTCCAGCACATGCAGGCGCCGGCCCCATCGCGCGTGGATGGCGTTCGGATGGGGCCCGCCGTCGGCCAACCGATACCCATACGGCGGACGACCACCAAGAAAACGCCCCTGCAACCGCGTCTGCGCACGCATGGCTGCCATCACCCGGTGCCGAGCCCTCACCACCTCACGCTGCGCCTGCGCACCCAGCAACGTCATCAACGCCAAATGAACCGGACTGTCCAACTCGACCGGTCCACCGGCCTCGGGCAACCACACTTGCACACCGAAGGCATTCAGCCGTGCGACCACCTCGCGGAACTGGTCGCCGTGGAAGGCCCGCTCGTATTCCCCCACTACCACGGCATCGAACTCACGGTCCCGATCCTCCGCGGCCGCCAGCAACGCAGACGCTGCCGGGCGCTCCCCCCACGACCACCGCCGCGACCGGCCCTCATCGAAAAACTCGACCACGACCTCACCGACGCCCTCGACCAACTCGTCCGACACCGCGCGCTGCCAGGCACGCGACGTCTGCGGGTCCTGGAATTCGCTGGTCGACATCCGACCGTAGAACGCAAACCGCACACCCCCTACCACCCGACCAGGAGCCCGCGGCGAACCACGACGACGAGTCGCGACAGCCTCCACAAACCCCGCACCAGCCAACCCGCCCATCCCGGCCCCTTCCATCGACCCGAAGCCGAGACCGCGCGAGCACTGACCGATGACGAGAGACGACCAAGCATCGCCCGAACAGATCAACGACCGAAACTGCCCGATCCCTCGGACGTGTAAGACCACCTCCGGCGGCTCGATGCCCTCGATCATTCACGTCCGAAATGATGCGCGCCGGCATGCCTGACGCACCGTTGGCCCAATGGCCGGAGACGACCTGCGCTTTCCTGACCATTCCGAGCACCCTGACGCTGCCCGGCGCGGTTGTCGAAACGCGCGGGACGAGAGCGGGGATCTGAGCGGCATGGCAAGAGGGCGCCTGCTGCGTCAAGCACCGAAGAATGTTCAATTTCGGGTACGTGCTACGTCTCCGGCGCTTCACTCACTTGAAAACAGATCGTTTCCTCGCGGTGGTTTCGGAATGCTCCGCGCCGCAGCCGAAACGGGCAGGACCGCTGAGGCTGTCAAGTCATCGACCGTGATGAGCGGACCAGCAGCGATTCGGTCCAGCAGCTCCCGCTGCGCGGGTTCAAGTTCGAGCTGAAAGAACGACGAACGCGGGACAAGCTTGCCGTCGCGCAGTCCCGCCATGAGCCCGACGCACCGCTGGACGGGGTCGAGTCCGGCGTTGATGGCGGGCACGATCCCGCCTCGGACCACGAGCACGTCCTGGCGACTCAGTCCGGGCTCGCGGCTAAGGCCGACATACCGGCTGGGCGTATCTTTGACGTCGGGGCGTCCGTTTCGACGTGTTCAGAAGTAAGGCGAGTTAGTAGCACCGGACATGTCAAGTGCTCGATAATGTCTTGTTGCACCAACAAGTGGACATTATCGAGCACTTTCCGTGGCTGGCCGCTACGCCCGATCTTCGACCTCACTGGCCGTCGTCCGGAGCTTCGCCTCGGCCCGCCACGCGGACCGGATACCTGATCGCCGGGTCGCGGCGGAGGACCCTCACCAGGGTGATCTCGTGGCACCAGGCATCGCCGACGTCGTAGAGGTACCGGACGGGCACACCGACGGTGAACACGTCGGCCACCGTGACGACCGCTTCGTCCGCCCCCACGGCGAGCCGCGAACCGTCGGACCGGTCGTCACCCAACGCGAACAGGTGCAAGTGGTCGTCGCGCCAGCCCATGACCATCTGGATGACTTCGTGCAGGCCTCCCAGCGTGATGGACGCCAGGACCTGCACTCGCCGCCAACACTCCGGTACGACGTCGATGACCCGGATCTCAAGCTGGAAGACCTCGTCGTCCGCGACCGGCCGACCGTTCATACGCCCTTTTCTCCCGCCCTGATCATTCCTTCATGCTAGCGGCGACGACAACGGGAGGAAGTGATTACCTTGCACAGCAACGGAACTGGAGTTCACAACACTCGACGGCCCGATCTCGCAGACAACAAGGTCGATTATACTGCGGAAATCGTAACCATCTCCCCTTCGGCGCCCGGACAACCGTCATCACTCATAGGGCATACTGAGCGGGTCCCTTCGAAGGAGTCCCTCACCACGATGCAAGACTGGGCGGATGTTCCCTCAAGACGCCGCGCGCAACGCAGCGCGTTACCTCGGAATCGCGGATAGATTGCTGCCGGGGAAGATCACCGGATTCTACGTCGTCGGCTCAGTCGCCCTCGGCGCCTGGCGACCGAAGCGCAGTGACATCGATTTCGTCGCCTTCGTGCACGGCGATCTCGATGACCGGCAGCTCCGCCGACTGCGCGCCCTGCACGTTCTGGGCAATGCGGCGACGGTCGGCCGATCGTTGCTCAGGGCCGATTCCAGCCTTCCCGGCACCATGAACGGCACGTTCGTTTCGATGGCGGACGTCCAAGAACCGGTGACGAAGATCCACGCCCTGGCTTCACACAGCGGATGGACTTTCACCCGAGGAGGCGGCTTCGACGTCAACCCCGTCTCGTGGAAGCTGCTGCAGCAAGGAGGAATCGCCCTACGGGGCCCGGATCCGGCCGATCTCCGACTGGACCCCGAACCGGAGCGGTTGCGCGCGTGGAACCTGGAGCAGCTCAAAGTCCATTGGAAGAACTGGGCCGAGCGGCTCCTGTCCGGTAACGCACCTAGGAAGCCGCTCGTACCCGCCCACCGCCTCGCCGTCTCCCGCGTCCTCGGTCCGCCACGTCTGCACCACACCCTCGTCACCGGCGATCTGATCTCCAAGGAATCCGCCGCCGAGTACGCGCTCGACACCTTCGGACAGCGCTGGCTGCCTCTCGTCCGGGCAGCGCTGGCGCAGCGCGAGGGCGAGCCGTTCCCCGTTTCCCCGCAACCCCGGGAACTCGTCCGCATGGCGGGTGAATTCACCCTCGAAGTGGTCGCCAGCGCCGAAGACCACCCAATGCCGGGGTGAATCGCCGGTGGAACTCGATCCAGGAAGAGGTCAAGCCCTGGATTCTCGCAAATCCTGGAACCACTCTTCACGGAACTTTCCCGGCGGGTTTCCGTACTCCGACCGAAACGCCCGGCTGAATTCCGACGGCTGCACGAACCCGTTCCGGAGCCCGATCTCCCGGACCGGTAACGACCGCAACGCCGCATCGCGCAGATCGCGCCGGGCGTTCTCGAGCCTGCGCCGACGAATCCACCTCGACGGGGTGCTCCCGTTGTTTTCGAACAACCGCTGCAGGTAGCGAACCGAGATGTGGTGGCTCTCCGCGATCCGACGCGGGGTGAGCCCGGAGCTGCCGAGATTGCGGTCGATATGCGCACTGATCCGGGTGAACAACCGATGTTGCCGCCTCAGGGAGCCGGCTTGCGCGGTCACCTGACGGTGTCGTTCGACCACGGCGGTGGCCAGGTACAGCGCGGCCTCTCCGGTCCGATCGGCCTCCGACGCACTCAGTCCTCGCGCTTGTGTCGTCGCCTCGACGAGGAAATCGCGAAGCAGCACACCGGGACCGGCCACGTCACACACCTCCAGCCGGGGAACCAGGGGGCGCGACGGAGCCGATGAGGCGATCGAATCCGGTATGGCCAGAACGAGTCCCGCGGCCTCGACATCGGCCGACTGCGCGCTCACGGCCAGCGGCCCCGGAGTGGTGCAGAGCGCGAGTTCCGCGGCACCCAGCCGCGCGGCGTCGCCGCCCGTGGCGATCGTGAACACGCCGGACGTGGGCATGAACAGCGCGAAGTGTTCCTCGTCGACCTTCAGTTCGTGCGCCTTCACCACTGGCTCACGAAAAATGATCTCCTGAACGGTGACACAGCCCAGTTCGGTCCTCCGTACCCAGTGATCGTCATGACCGGCTTGTGTCGCGCGCACACCACCCCGGGGAACGGGCACCCGAGTCCCAGCGCTCGCCGGCCGTCCACTGCCCCGCCGGCCACCGCGTCTCGCCGTCTTCTCCCCAGTTTCGCAGACCATCAGTGTTAATCCCCCACTCGTTCCTGTCATCGACAACATGTCCGGACAAGGCCGCCGTCGGTCCACGACGAGCCACCCCAGCAAGTGGCCGGCTTACGACGACACCGATGACATCCGGTCGAAGCCACTACGAAAACGTCACGTGCGGAAGCCCGGTGCACGCCGGCAAGTCGGTCCTGGTGGCCCTTGGCCGTGGACGACAACCGCCTCGACGCGCGACACTGACGACCGACCACCCTCTCCGCCGACGCCGGATCCCAGAAAATGGACGTACGACGGCAAAAGCATGACTCGGCCCCGCCTCGACCCCAGACGCCATTCCGCGGCGACGTTCTACCCACGTATGACGTTTATCGTGCGCCACGGGAGCGGCTACGACGAATTCTCCACTTTCGCGACCTTCATCAGAAACCCCAGAATGATCAGCCAACGAGGAAACTTTTCGAATCGCGAATGGTAACTCAGCCCTCCCGCATCAGTCAACGCTAGCAGGAGGAACTCTCACCGTCAGTGGCCCATTCAGGTGAATAGCGACCGGCGCCACAAGAAGGCACCTGCCGCAAATGGCCACGGGCACCGACTCCGTTTCCCGGCGAGCCGACCGAACGCGCCCGAACACGGACTTGGGACCCGCTTCCCTCGTACACCGAGTGGAATTGCCTTGACACAGCAACAAGATCGCATCCATCGGGCACCATGCCGATCCGGCCGCGCCAAGTGCGTCTTACGTCAACTTTCGGGTCGCTCGTCGCCAATGACACGAGCAATGAACCGTGTGAGACTTGGTCATCCGGACGCGAATCGAAGCACTCGGAGACAATTCAGGGGACACGACCAACAAGACGAAGCCCGGCGCGTGCGGCAATTCTGCTCGCCGGATCTACCGGCCGAAATACCGCGAGCAACGAATGTCAGTGCCGACACTCATGAAGGATACGAATCGCTTATGAAGTTACTTTCGACACCGGCCTTCAAACGAACATTCGACGAGCGAGCGGCTCTCCTGCCGCAGATCACCGAGGCCGCGGACCTCCTGTACGCCGCCGGGCGTGACAACACCCAGGTCGCCGCCGGGGACCTGGCCAAGTTCGCCTCCGGCGAGCTCGACGACGCTTACGCCGTCCAGCACCTGAACATCCGCCGAGCGCTCGATTCGGGTGCCAACGTCATCGGTCACAAAGTAGGCCTCACCTCGGAGGCCATGCAGCGTCAGCTCGGCGTGACCGAGCCGGACTCGGGCATCCTGCTCGACCGGATGATGCTGGCGAACGACTCGGTGGTGGCCGCCGGCACGTTCTTCCAGCCACGCGTCGAAGCCGAGTTCGGTGTGGTGATCTTGGCCGACTTCCCCGCCGGGCCGAGCCCGGACGAAGCGGCCGTCCGAGACGGCATCTCGGGGACGTTCCTCGCGCTGGAGATCCTCGAGACACGCTATCCGAGCTGGCTCATTTCCCTGTGGCAGAGCATCGCCGACAACGCGTCCTGTGGCGCTGCCGTGGCCGGGCCGGTGACCCAAGCGGTCCCCGTCGACCGCCTGAAGGACCAGCGGATCGACATATTCGTCGACGGTTTCAAGGCGGACACCGGTTTCGGACACGCCGTTCTCGGCGATCCCGTCAAGTCGGTGCTTTGGCTCGCTGAGCGACTGCATCGAGCAGGGCTCGGCCTGCACGAAGGCGATCTGGTCATCACCGGCTCGGTCCACGCCAGTATCGGCCTCGACGGGGTGTCCGAGGTCCGCGCCGTTTCGAGTGAGTACGAGGACGTCCGATTGAGGTTCGAATAGGCGCCTTCGGCCACAGGAGTGACGAATCCGTGCCAGCGCCGACACGTGCGGCCTGCCGAAACCCAGGAGATATCAATGCCAGCATTGCGCGCTGCGATCGTCGGTGCCGGACTCATCGGCATGGACCTGTTCCACCGTATCCGCGAGGTGGACGACATCGAGGTGGCCATGATCATCGGGCGATCGCGCACCCGGAGGCTCGGCCAGCTCGGTGAACAGGGGTACGCCGTCTCCTATCGGGGCCTCGTCGAGGAGCTCGACGACGGCGCCGACTTCGACGTGATCTTCGATGCCACGGACGCCCGTACTCACCCCGGTCACTGGGAACGGGCGCGGACGACACGCTCGCTCATGGTCGACCTCACGCCGAGCCACGTAGGCGTTCCGGTCGTCCCGGTGGTCAACATCGACCACGTCCGGCACAGTATGAACATCAGCATGGTGAGCTGCGCCGGGCAGGCCTCGATCCCGATCCTCGCGAAACTGGTGGCGCATCTGGCACCCGGCTACGTCGAAGTGACCGCCACCGCGGCCAGTTCCAGCTTCGGACCGGGCACCAGGCGTAACGCCAACGAATTCATCGAAAGCACCAGGGACGCGATTCTGGAGCTGACCGGCTCGCCGTCCGCGAAGTTCATGGCCAGCGTGAGCCCCGCCAGGCCGGCGCCGGACTTCCGGCTGAGCGTGTCGCTGGCGGACTGCGGCAGGCAGGTGCCCGACGCCGACCTCGAATCCCTCGTCCAGTCCGTTCAAGACGGCGTCCGCCGGTACTCGCCCGGTTACTCGGCCCGGTTGACGTGCAACACCCCGGAGGTCGTCACGGTCGACGTGGCGGTTCAGGCGGTCGCGGCCACCTTGCCGAGCCACGCGGGAAACCTGGAGATCATCAATGGCGCCGCGGTTCAGGTCGCCCGACTTCACGGCCGTTCGTCCGGCCAACGACAGGGACAGCCTGGCGCGCTGATGACCGCGTAGCACTCATGCGCTCTGCCGGCTTTCGGGATATGGGCGAGACCAAGGCAAGGAGCAACACGATTGTGAACGAGGATCCGGTGAACCCCCCTGAAATCATCCTGTACGACGTCACACTTCGTGATGGGCAGCACGCCATCGCACATCAGCTGAACGAGACGCAGATCCGTCGCTACGCCGAGGCGGCCGACCTCGCCGGCGTCCCGATCGTCGAGGTCGGTCACGGCAACGGGCTCGGTGCCTCATCGTTGCAGATCGGACGCGCGCTGACCTCGGACAGGGTGATGCTGGAGACCGTCCGAGGTGCGCTGAAGTCCGCGAAACTCGCCGCGTTCCTCTGCCCCGGCCTCGGCACCTTCACCGATATCGAACTGGCGAAGGAGTGCGGCGCCGACATCCTGCGGCTGGGCGTCCACTCCACCTTGGCGGACTTCTGCGAGAGCTACGTCGAGAAGACTCTCGAGGAAGGGTTCGAATGCCACGTGGTGATGCTTCTGAGTCATATGGCGAGTGCCGAGAAGCTTGCCCGGAGCGCGACGCTCCTGGCGGGCTACGGTTGCACGGCGATCGGGCTCATGGACAGTGCCGGGTATCTGCTTCCCGACGAGGTGCGCGAACGGATCACCGCGATGGCGGACGCCGTCCCCGGAGTGGCGCTGTCGTTCCATGCCCACAACAACCTGGGGCTGGCGACGGCGAACTCCATCGCCGCGCTCGAAGCCGGTGCGACCATCATCGACGCGAGTTCCAGGGGATTCGGCGCCGGCGCCGGTAACGCCCAGCTCGAGGTGATCTGCGCCGTGGCCCAACGGCTCGGCAAACGAACCGGTGTGGACCTCAACCGGTGCCTCGACGCCGCCGAGCTCGCCGCGGCCGAGTTGGTGCGGTCGTTCCCGCTGATCGACTCGGCCAGCCTGGTGAGCGGGCTCGCCGGGGTGTTCTCCGGGTTCAAGCGGAAGGTTCTGAAGGCGGCGGCCGACTACGGGGTCAGTCCCTGGGACATCTTCGTCGAACTGGGACGCATGCAGGCGATCGCGGGCCAAGAGGATCTGATCCCGGAGGCCGCCGGCCGGGTGCGCCAAGCCGTGTCCTGACCCGACTACTCGAACGAGGTGGAAATCAGCTCATGTCGACAGCAAGCCCGACAACCGCCATCCGAGACCGGCGTAGCTGCCTGCTGACCCCGGCGCTGCGAACCGATCGCTACATGGGTGCGCTGACCTGTGGCGCGACCGTCGCTCTCGTCGATCTCGAAGACTCGGTCATCCCCGCGATGAAGGAAGAGGGGCGTCACGCCGCGCGTGACTTCTTCTCGATGACCGTCGACACGAAGACCCTCCGCGGGGTTCGCATCAACTCGCTCACGACCGCGTATGGCCTTCAAGACGTCGTGGACATCGCCACTTGGCCCTGCCGGCCTCAGGGAATCCTGCTCCCCAAGGCGGACTCGCCGCGGGACTTCGACATCCTCGCCGAGGTGCTGGACACCGACACCTACCGGCCGGAGCTGTACGCGCTGATCGAATCGGCGCGTGCCGTCGAGGAGGTTTCGGAAATCGCGGCCCATCCCCGTGTGGCCGGGGTCGCGTTCGGTGCCGCGGACTACGCCGTGACCATCGGGGCCGACGTCCGCGCGTCCTCGATGCTCACCGTCCGGCAGCTGATCGCCAACTCCGCGCGAAGACACGGCAAGATCGCGATCGACTCCCCTTGCTTCGCCCTCGACGGCGACGCGTCCCTGCTCGACGAATGCGCGACCGCGAAGGCCGCGGGCTTCGAGGGCAAGGGCGCGATCCACCCCCACCACGTGAAGGCGATCAACGAAGCTTTCGCCCCGACCGAAAAAGAACTGGAGTTCGCGCGCGCGATCGTCGACAGCGACGCGCGAGAGGTGGCCGTTCTGGAACTGAACGGCCGCATGATCGGCCCCCCGTTCGTCGAGGCC is a genomic window containing:
- a CDS encoding nucleotidyltransferase domain-containing protein, translated to MFPQDAARNAARYLGIADRLLPGKITGFYVVGSVALGAWRPKRSDIDFVAFVHGDLDDRQLRRLRALHVLGNAATVGRSLLRADSSLPGTMNGTFVSMADVQEPVTKIHALASHSGWTFTRGGGFDVNPVSWKLLQQGGIALRGPDPADLRLDPEPERLRAWNLEQLKVHWKNWAERLLSGNAPRKPLVPAHRLAVSRVLGPPRLHHTLVTGDLISKESAAEYALDTFGQRWLPLVRAALAQREGEPFPVSPQPRELVRMAGEFTLEVVASAEDHPMPG
- the dmpG gene encoding 4-hydroxy-2-oxovalerate aldolase, with amino-acid sequence MNPPEIILYDVTLRDGQHAIAHQLNETQIRRYAEAADLAGVPIVEVGHGNGLGASSLQIGRALTSDRVMLETVRGALKSAKLAAFLCPGLGTFTDIELAKECGADILRLGVHSTLADFCESYVEKTLEEGFECHVVMLLSHMASAEKLARSATLLAGYGCTAIGLMDSAGYLLPDEVRERITAMADAVPGVALSFHAHNNLGLATANSIAALEAGATIIDASSRGFGAGAGNAQLEVICAVAQRLGKRTGVDLNRCLDAAELAAAELVRSFPLIDSASLVSGLAGVFSGFKRKVLKAAADYGVSPWDIFVELGRMQAIAGQEDLIPEAAGRVRQAVS
- a CDS encoding CoA ester lyase is translated as MSTASPTTAIRDRRSCLLTPALRTDRYMGALTCGATVALVDLEDSVIPAMKEEGRHAARDFFSMTVDTKTLRGVRINSLTTAYGLQDVVDIATWPCRPQGILLPKADSPRDFDILAEVLDTDTYRPELYALIESARAVEEVSEIAAHPRVAGVAFGAADYAVTIGADVRASSMLTVRQLIANSARRHGKIAIDSPCFALDGDASLLDECATAKAAGFEGKGAIHPHHVKAINEAFAPTEKELEFARAIVDSDAREVAVLELNGRMIGPPFVEAAVRLVERFGQEDS
- a CDS encoding recombinase family protein — its product is MIEGIEPPEVVLHVRGIGQFRSLICSGDAWSSLVIGQCSRGLGFGSMEGAGMGGLAGAGFVEAVATRRRGSPRAPGRVVGGVRFAFYGRMSTSEFQDPQTSRAWQRAVSDELVEGVGEVVVEFFDEGRSRRWSWGERPAASALLAAAEDRDREFDAVVVGEYERAFHGDQFREVVARLNAFGVQVWLPEAGGPVELDSPVHLALMTLLGAQAQREVVRARHRVMAAMRAQTRLQGRFLGGRPPYGYRLADGGPHPNAIHARWGRRLHVLEPDPGAVQWVRWMFAERARGRSVASLARELNDRGVPCPSRITPRTRRSVG
- a CDS encoding helix-turn-helix domain-containing protein, encoding MLSMTGTSGGLTLMVCETGEKTARRGGRRGSGRPASAGTRVPVPRGGVRATQAGHDDHWVRRTELGCVTVQEIIFREPVVKAHELKVDEEHFALFMPTSGVFTIATGGDAARLGAAELALCTTPGPLAVSAQSADVEAAGLVLAIPDSIASSAPSRPLVPRLEVCDVAGPGVLLRDFLVEATTQARGLSASEADRTGEAALYLATAVVERHRQVTAQAGSLRRQHRLFTRISAHIDRNLGSSGLTPRRIAESHHISVRYLQRLFENNGSTPSRWIRRRRLENARRDLRDAALRSLPVREIGLRNGFVQPSEFSRAFRSEYGNPPGKFREEWFQDLRESRA
- a CDS encoding plasmid pRiA4b ORF-3 family protein, with protein sequence MNGRPVADDEVFQLEIRVIDVVPECWRRVQVLASITLGGLHEVIQMVMGWRDDHLHLFALGDDRSDGSRLAVGADEAVVTVADVFTVGVPVRYLYDVGDAWCHEITLVRVLRRDPAIRYPVRVAGRGEAPDDGQ
- a CDS encoding 2-keto-4-pentenoate hydratase, whose product is MKLLSTPAFKRTFDERAALLPQITEAADLLYAAGRDNTQVAAGDLAKFASGELDDAYAVQHLNIRRALDSGANVIGHKVGLTSEAMQRQLGVTEPDSGILLDRMMLANDSVVAAGTFFQPRVEAEFGVVILADFPAGPSPDEAAVRDGISGTFLALEILETRYPSWLISLWQSIADNASCGAAVAGPVTQAVPVDRLKDQRIDIFVDGFKADTGFGHAVLGDPVKSVLWLAERLHRAGLGLHEGDLVITGSVHASIGLDGVSEVRAVSSEYEDVRLRFE